AAAAAACTAAGTTTTTtttcagccaggtatggtggttcacgcctgtaatccactgcactccatcctgggcaacagagtgagactctgtctcaaaaaaaaaacaacaacaacaacaacaaaaaagccaggcacagtggctcatgcttgtaatcccagcactttgggaggctgaggcgggtggatcatgaggtcaagagttcaagaccagcccggccaagacggtgaaaccctgtctctactaaaaatataaaaattagtcaggcgcggtggagggcgcctgtaatcccagctaacttgggaggctgaggcagataattgcttgaacccgggtggtggaggctgcagtgagccaagatcatgccactgcactccagcctgggcaacagagcaagactctgtctcaaaaaaaaaaaaaaaaaaaaaagtttttttcatttcttttggtgtaAGAAAATATCTAACTAGGTAGTATGGGCACTGCAATActagattttttcatttttaggggCAACATGACACATTTGAAACCAGGACTATCTTGGAAATTCAGAACTTATGGTTGCCACATTTATAGGGCAATCAATATTTAACAAAAACATAGATGTCTGacaacattattttcttttttctttagagacagggtctccctctgtcacccaggttgaagtacagtggcattccatagctcactgcagccttgaagtcctgggctcaagtgatcctcctgcatcagcctcctgagcagctacaactataggcatgtgctatcacacctggctaatttttgtattttttgtacagatagggtctcaccatgttgcccaggctggtcttgagctcctggcctcaagaaatacTCCCTCCTCAgcatcacaaagtgctgggattacaagagtgagccactgcgcccagccatacaACAGTATTTTCTGATTGTCATTAATTAGCAGTGAATCTCAAATTAACTATTTAAAatgatgggccaggcatggtagctcccgcctgtaatcctagcacattgggaggcggtaggtaggtggatcacttgaggccaggagctcaacaccagcctggccaccatggcaaaaccctgtctatactaaaaatacaaaaattaactgggtgcagtggtgcacaccacctgtagtccctgctacttgggaggctgaggcatggaaattgcttgaatccacaaggtggaggttgtaatgacctgagatcgcaccactgcacttcagcctgggagacagagcaagactgtgtctcaaaaataaataaaatgaaataaaataaaattatggccTGAAGATCTGGGCACTACCCTTTTACGTAATTACTTCTCAACTTACTATTATTACTACcaaaatgtttccaaatattctttttttttttttttttgagatggagtttccctcttgttgcccaggctagagtgcaatggcatgatctcagctcactgcaacctccgcctcctgggttcaagtgattctcctgcctcagccttccgagtagctgggattataggcgcctgctaccgtgcctggctaatttttgtatttttagtacagacaaggtttcaccatgtcggtcaggctggtctcgaactcctgacctcaggcaatccacctgtctaggcctcccaaagtgctgagattacaggcgtgagccaccacacccagccatgtttCTGAATATTCTATGTGTCACACTACATaatcattaaacaaacaaactcaaaatTTTATGAAGCATAGAAATAACTTtatagaaagtaaaataattacataCAGGCAAATCCAAATTAAGATGGGACACCTTTTAAATGATTAGGTTCTTTAAGTAAGGTGGGGAGAGAAAGATTTACTAAATTGAAATACCTACCTTGCCGTGGGAACTGTTCAGCTAACTTCCTAAGGCTTGTTAAACTGTCAGCACCAAGCTGACTTAATATTCCAGGAAGCATTTCTGTGATTGGTTTGGCTTCTGCATGACCAGTAATTGCAAAGGTATTAGCAGAAAGGGAAGCTTGGACTTTGGGATTGTTGAAATGAATAACTGTCCCATCATCTTTAATCATGTTCACCTGTATGATCACAGAAGAAAAATGTACTTCACATGCTAGGTACActaaaacaatacatttttaaaaagcaattcagCCAATTATGGTTTTTTACTTGGTAGTTATGTAATCCCAAGGTAGTAACTGGCCAAGCAATGGACATTCGTGGAAAAAGATCATAGTAATAAAGTAAAATGGTGTAGATGGCACAAATTACTAGGACGGACAAGAAATAGTCAATTCATTATAGAATCTAGATTTTAAATTCAAAGACTTCTAAGAGAAAGAAGTACATGCCcacgtttttttaaaaaatggaagtatCAGCCACAAATCAGCTTCTTAATGAAATTACTCATTATCTTACTCAATTTATACTGTCAAACAAAATCAGTGCAATTTCCACTTGGTAGGGTAGCATCTTACTTAGGGGACTGGTTACAAAGGGGAAATAGTATATAGTAAAAACAACCACTGAAAATCCATAAAGAACACTCAGAAATGTAACCAGGTGTTTCATTCCTTCAAGCACTtagtacatttataaaaatttcaacTTGTTCTAATCATGCCATTCTTTGTAGGGGATTTTGCTAgttcctctaatttttttttttttttttgagacagagtctcgctgtgtcatccaggctagagtgcagtggtatgaccttggttcactgcagcctctgcctcccaggttctaacctttctcctgcctcagcctccaccaggtagctgggattagaggcacgtgccactatgcccgg
This portion of the Pongo abelii isolate AG06213 chromosome 1, NHGRI_mPonAbe1-v2.0_pri, whole genome shotgun sequence genome encodes:
- the BTF3L4 gene encoding transcription factor BTF3 homolog 4 isoform X2; translation: MIKDDGTVIHFNNPKVQASLSANTFAITGHAEAKPITEMLPGILSQLGADSLTSLRKLAEQFPRQVLDSKAPKPEDIDEEDDDVPDLVENFDEASKNEAN